A single Pseudomonas sp. DC1.2 DNA region contains:
- the aguB gene encoding N-carbamoylputrescine amidase: MSRIVTVAATQMACSWDLEANIETAEKLVREAAANGAQIILIQELFEAPYFCQKPNPDYLQLATTVEDNVAIKHFQKVAKELQVVLPISFYELAGRARFNSIAIIDADGSNLGIYRKSHIPDGPGYHEKYYFNPGDTGFKVWNTRYAKIGVGICWDQWFPECARSMALLGAEILFYPTAIGSEPHDKSISSRDHWQRVQQGHAGANLMPLIASNRIGNEEQDGYDITFYGSSFIANPFGEKVQELNQTEEGVLVQSFDLDELEHIRSAWGSFRDRRPNLYGALKTLDGSLES, encoded by the coding sequence ATGAGCCGTATCGTTACCGTTGCCGCTACCCAGATGGCGTGTTCCTGGGACCTTGAAGCCAATATCGAGACCGCTGAGAAGCTGGTCCGTGAGGCGGCGGCCAACGGTGCGCAAATCATCCTCATCCAGGAACTGTTCGAGGCCCCGTACTTCTGCCAGAAGCCGAACCCGGATTACCTGCAACTGGCCACGACCGTTGAAGATAACGTGGCCATCAAGCACTTCCAGAAAGTCGCCAAAGAACTGCAAGTGGTGCTGCCGATCAGCTTTTACGAATTGGCGGGCCGCGCGCGTTTCAACAGCATCGCGATCATTGATGCCGATGGCTCGAACCTCGGGATTTATCGTAAAAGCCACATACCGGACGGGCCTGGCTATCACGAAAAGTATTATTTCAACCCTGGCGACACCGGCTTCAAGGTCTGGAATACCCGTTACGCGAAAATCGGCGTGGGTATCTGCTGGGACCAGTGGTTCCCGGAATGCGCCCGCAGCATGGCGTTGCTCGGCGCAGAAATTCTGTTCTACCCGACCGCCATCGGTAGCGAGCCACATGACAAGAGCATTTCTTCGCGTGACCATTGGCAGCGCGTGCAGCAAGGCCATGCCGGTGCCAACCTGATGCCGCTGATTGCCAGTAACCGCATCGGCAACGAAGAACAAGACGGCTACGACATTACGTTCTATGGTTCGTCGTTTATCGCCAATCCGTTCGGCGAAAAGGTCCAGGAACTCAACCAGACCGAAGAAGGCGTATTGGTACAGAGTTTCGACCTTGATGAACTGGAACACATTCGCAGCGCCTGGGGTTCGTTCCGCGACCGCCGCCCGAACCTGTACGGCGCCCTCAAAACACTCGACGGTTCCCTGGAGTCCTGA
- the aguA gene encoding agmatine deiminase, producing MTTLNSTPRTDGFYMPAEWASQTQAWMIWPERPDNWRLGGKPAQAAHVAIAKAIARFEPVTVGVCAGQYENARARLDVPNIRVVEMSSDDAWVRDTGPTFVINHSGEVRGVNWDFNAWGGFDGGLYSPWNRDSQVGGKILEIERSQRYRTEGFVLEGGSIHVDGEGTLITTEECLLNRNRNPHLNRADIEAVLSANLAVDKIIWLPDGLFNDETDGHVDNFCCYVRPGEVLLAWTDDPQDPNYARCHAAMSVLQSSTDAKGRSFTVHKMPIPGPLYATEEECAGVDPVDGTQERNPTVRLAGSYVNFLIVNGGIIAPSFDDPLDAAAKEILQGLFPQHEVVMVPGRELLLGGGNIHCLTQQQPAPHRE from the coding sequence ATGACCACTTTAAACAGCACCCCGCGCACTGACGGTTTCTACATGCCCGCCGAGTGGGCGTCACAAACCCAGGCCTGGATGATCTGGCCCGAGCGCCCGGACAACTGGCGCTTGGGCGGCAAGCCGGCGCAAGCCGCGCATGTAGCCATCGCCAAGGCCATCGCGCGTTTTGAACCGGTGACGGTGGGGGTTTGCGCCGGCCAGTATGAAAACGCCCGTGCTCGCTTGGACGTGCCGAATATTCGAGTGGTCGAGATGTCCAGCGACGATGCCTGGGTCCGCGACACCGGCCCGACGTTTGTCATCAATCACAGCGGCGAAGTCCGAGGCGTGAACTGGGATTTCAATGCCTGGGGCGGTTTCGACGGTGGTTTGTATTCGCCCTGGAATCGCGATTCGCAGGTGGGTGGCAAGATCCTCGAGATCGAGCGCAGCCAGCGCTACCGCACTGAGGGTTTTGTGCTGGAGGGCGGTTCGATCCATGTCGATGGCGAAGGCACCCTGATCACCACAGAAGAATGCCTGCTCAATCGCAATCGCAATCCGCACCTGAATCGTGCGGACATCGAAGCGGTACTCAGCGCGAACCTGGCGGTGGATAAAATTATCTGGTTGCCGGACGGTTTGTTCAACGACGAAACCGACGGCCATGTGGATAACTTCTGCTGCTATGTGCGTCCCGGTGAAGTGCTACTGGCCTGGACCGACGACCCGCAGGACCCGAACTACGCGCGCTGCCACGCGGCAATGAGCGTGCTGCAAAGCAGCACCGACGCCAAAGGTCGCTCGTTCACGGTGCATAAAATGCCGATTCCCGGACCGCTGTATGCGACCGAAGAAGAGTGCGCCGGCGTCGATCCTGTCGACGGTACTCAGGAGCGTAATCCAACGGTACGTTTGGCGGGTTCCTACGTGAATTTTTTGATCGTCAACGGGGGCATCATCGCGCCGAGTTTTGACGACCCGTTGGATGCTGCGGCCAAGGAGATTTTGCAGGGACTGTTCCCACAGCACGAAGTGGTCATGGTGCCAGGCCGCGAATTGTTACTGGGGGGCGGCAATATTCACTGCCTTACCCAACAGCAACCCGCACCGCACAGGGAGTGA